Proteins from a genomic interval of Lemur catta isolate mLemCat1 chromosome 17, mLemCat1.pri, whole genome shotgun sequence:
- the MTG2 gene encoding mitochondrial ribosome-associated GTPase 2, whose translation MILSRLFSARPRTVLEGAGRQLPSTLAGPAPGRRPPRQAAPRLLSAGHADCTKHQEPPRKKLLSEKKLKRHFVDQRRVLVRGGNGGAGASCFHSEPRKEFGGPDGGDGGDGGHVILRVDQQVKSLSAVLSQYQGFHGEDGGRKNCFGRGGAVLYIRVPVGTLVKEGGDVVADLSRPGEEYVAALGGAGGKGNRFFLANDNRAPVTCTPGQPGQERVLHLELKTVAHAGMVGFPNAGKSSLLRAISNARPAVAAYPFTTLNPHVGIIHYEGHQQVAVADIPGIIRGAHQNRGLGFAFLRHIERCRCLLFLVDLSLPEPWTQVEDLKYELEKYEAGLSQRPHVIVANKIDLPQARASLPLLQERLGQDVIALSAMTGENLELLLLRLKVLHDADAEAELRQGRQPLRW comes from the exons ATGATACTGTCGAGGCTGTTCTCAGCAAGACCGCGGACCGTGTTGGAGGGCGCGGGGCGCCAGCTGCCGTCCACCCTGGCTGGCCCTGCACCCGGCCGGCGCCCCCCGCGGCAGGCTGCTCCCCGGCTGCTCTCGGCGGGCCACGCAGACTGCACCAAGCATCAGGAGCCCCCCAGGAAGAAGCTGCTCTCCGAAAAAAAGCTG AAAAGGCACTTCGTAGACCAGCGCAGGGTGCTCGTGCGCGGGGGGAACGGAGGTGCTGGCGCAAGCTGCTTCCACAGCGAGCCACGGAAGGAGTTCGGAGGCCCGGACGGTGGGGATGGAGGTGACGGCGGCCACGTCATCCTGAGAG TTGACCAGCAAGTCAAGTCTCTCTCGGCGGTCCTGTCCCAGTACCAGGGTTTCCACGGAGAAGACGGCGGCAGGAAGAACTGCTTTGGGCGAGGTGGAGCTGTCCTCTACATCCGG GTCCCCGTGGGCACCTTGGTGAAGGAAGGAGGTGATGTCGTGGCAGACCTGTCGCGCCCGGGTGAGGAGTACGTCGCGGCGCTGGGGGGTGCGGGAGGAAAAGGCAACCGCTTCTTCCTGGCCAACGACAACCGTGCCCCCGTGACCTGTACCCCTGGACAGCCGGGTCAGGAGCGAGTTCTCCACCTGGAGCTCAAGACAGTGGCCCACGCTGGGATG GTTGGCTTCCCCAACGCCGGGAAGTCCTCGCTGCTGCGAGCCATCTCGAACGCCAGACCGGCCGTGGCTGCCTACCCGTTCACCACCCTGAACCCGCACGTCGGCATCATCCACTACGAAGGCCACCAGCAAGTTGCAG TGGCAGACATCCCTGGCATCATCCGAGGTGCCCACCAGAACAGGGGCCTGGGCTTCGCCTTCCTCAGACACATTGAGCGCTGCCGGTGCCTCCTGTTCCTCGTGGACCTTTCCCTGCCGGAGCCGTGGACGCAGGTTGAGGATTTAAAATACGAGCTGGAGAAGTACGAGGCGGGCCTGTCCCAGAGACCCCATGTCATTGTCGCAAATAAGATCGACCTCCCCCAGGCCCGGGCCAGCCTCCCCCTGCTGCAGGAGCGCCTGGGACAGGATGTCATCGCGCTGTCGGCAATGACCGGGGAGAacctggagctgctgctgctgcgccTGAAGGTGCTGCACGACGCCGACGCGGAGGCTGAGCTGCGCCAGGGCCGCCAGCCGCTCCGGTGGTAG